Proteins from a genomic interval of Clostridium cochlearium:
- a CDS encoding ABC transporter substrate-binding protein, with protein MNKKLSFFMAMLMTATLFAGCGKGGEGKSSGDTIKIGLNYELSNEVATYGQGLVEGIEFAFKEINEKGGVLDKKIETIKGDNKSDTAESANIASKLATRDKVVAILGPATSGSVKAAIPQATQNKVPLISASATADDVTIDSNGKVRDYIFKTCFSDSFQGVILANFASKDLKLKNAAVLMDTTSDYSKGLTKSFKETYEKLGGKVVTEQAYQAKDKDFKAVLTNIKDSNPELLYIPGYYEEVGLILKQARELGLSIPILGGDGYDSPKLLELAGKDNLNKVYYTNHYSSKDTSKEVATFREAFKKEYNKEPDAFNALGYDLAYFITDALKRAGEADREKLKEAIASTKNFKGVTGELSIDKNHNPVKSITILEIKDGVPTFLKKQQP; from the coding sequence ATGAACAAGAAATTATCATTTTTTATGGCAATGTTGATGACAGCAACTTTATTCGCTGGGTGCGGTAAAGGAGGAGAAGGAAAATCCTCAGGGGATACTATAAAAATAGGACTTAACTATGAACTTTCAAATGAAGTTGCAACTTATGGACAAGGTTTGGTAGAAGGTATTGAATTTGCTTTTAAAGAAATAAATGAAAAGGGTGGCGTTTTAGATAAAAAAATAGAAACAATTAAAGGGGATAACAAATCTGATACAGCGGAATCAGCTAATATAGCATCAAAACTTGCTACTAGAGATAAAGTTGTTGCAATATTGGGGCCTGCAACTTCTGGAAGCGTAAAAGCAGCAATACCACAAGCTACACAAAATAAAGTACCTTTAATTTCTGCTTCAGCAACGGCAGATGATGTAACAATAGACAGTAACGGAAAAGTTAGAGATTATATTTTTAAAACTTGCTTTAGCGATTCTTTTCAGGGAGTAATTCTTGCAAACTTTGCTTCTAAAGACTTAAAACTTAAAAATGCAGCTGTATTAATGGATACTACTAGTGATTATAGCAAAGGACTTACCAAAAGTTTTAAAGAAACCTATGAAAAATTAGGTGGAAAAGTTGTAACTGAACAAGCCTATCAAGCTAAGGATAAAGATTTTAAAGCGGTTTTAACTAATATAAAAGATTCAAATCCAGAACTACTTTATATACCTGGATACTATGAAGAAGTAGGACTTATTTTAAAACAAGCAAGGGAATTAGGATTAAGTATTCCAATACTAGGGGGAGACGGATATGATTCACCAAAACTTCTTGAACTTGCTGGAAAGGATAATCTAAACAAAGTTTATTATACTAATCATTATTCTTCAAAAGATACTAGTAAAGAGGTAGCAACTTTTAGAGAAGCCTTTAAAAAAGAATACAACAAAGAGCCAGATGCTTTTAATGCTCTAGGTTATGATTTAGCTTATTTTATTACAGATGCATTAAAAAGGGCGGGAGAAGCAGATCGTGAAAAATTAAAAGAAGCTATTGCATCTACAAAGAATTTCAAAGGTGTAACAGGTGAACTTTCTATAGATAAAAATCACAATCCAGTAAAATCTATAACAATTCTAGAAATAAAAGACGGAGTCCCAACATTCCTTAAAAAACAACAACCATAA
- a CDS encoding MATE family efflux transporter — MNKKTIKEVLSIALPAVGEMFLYVMIWFFDTAMVGKYGGQVAVSTVGLCSELMAGIINIFIILGICVGSISLISRSLGGHDLKLAEEYTSLSFFIGFILAFLISTSAYIFAPKFLYFAGAKNDVLKLGIIYLRITSIGLFFNMLMNVLNSILRGTKNTKTPLLASAIVNIVNIFLDWALIFGKVGFPELGVRGAAIATSLGHFTGFLFIVIYTFKYSPLKPRLIHIKNISLSKLKNLIKLSIPSSLQEAAYSIARIWGIFVMMRLGEASFAANQIATTVESISYMPGTGFGVACTALVGHKIGEGNLKEANEYAKTCAFLSLIFMSFCSAAFLIFPKFIVSLFINKSEVEVIRLGILCIMVAAAEQPFMALYLVFGGALKGAGDTKTPFYISFIAAWAIRVPFMLYFIGHLKASVHYNWWITAAQWAFQGIAIYLVFKKRFSHPKKLQNSYLVNE; from the coding sequence TTGAACAAAAAAACTATTAAGGAAGTACTCTCCATAGCTTTACCTGCTGTTGGAGAAATGTTTCTTTACGTTATGATTTGGTTTTTTGACACTGCCATGGTAGGAAAATATGGTGGACAAGTTGCCGTAAGTACTGTAGGATTATGCTCTGAACTTATGGCAGGTATTATCAATATTTTTATAATACTTGGTATATGTGTAGGCTCTATATCCTTAATCTCTAGAAGTTTAGGAGGACATGATTTAAAATTAGCAGAGGAATACACATCTCTTTCCTTTTTCATAGGCTTTATATTAGCCTTTTTAATTTCTACATCAGCATATATATTTGCTCCTAAATTTTTGTATTTTGCAGGAGCTAAAAATGATGTATTAAAGTTAGGTATAATATATTTAAGAATAACTTCCATAGGATTATTTTTTAATATGCTTATGAATGTTTTAAACTCTATATTAAGGGGAACAAAAAATACTAAAACTCCTTTGCTGGCTTCTGCCATTGTAAACATAGTAAATATATTTTTAGATTGGGCTTTGATATTTGGAAAGGTTGGTTTTCCAGAACTAGGTGTAAGAGGGGCTGCTATAGCTACATCTCTTGGTCATTTTACTGGATTTTTATTTATTGTCATATATACATTTAAATATTCTCCTCTAAAACCTAGACTTATACATATAAAAAATATTTCTCTATCAAAATTAAAAAATCTTATTAAACTTTCTATTCCATCTTCTTTGCAAGAAGCCGCTTATAGCATAGCAAGAATTTGGGGTATTTTTGTAATGATGAGGTTAGGTGAAGCTTCTTTTGCAGCTAATCAAATAGCTACAACTGTTGAATCTATATCCTACATGCCTGGAACTGGATTTGGAGTAGCTTGTACCGCATTAGTTGGACATAAAATAGGAGAAGGAAATTTAAAGGAAGCCAATGAATATGCTAAAACCTGTGCTTTTTTAAGTCTTATATTTATGAGTTTTTGCTCAGCTGCTTTTTTAATATTTCCTAAATTTATAGTTTCACTATTTATTAATAAAAGTGAAGTTGAAGTTATAAGATTGGGGATTCTATGTATTATGGTAGCCGCTGCAGAACAGCCTTTTATGGCTCTTTATTTAGTTTTTGGAGGAGCATTAAAGGGAGCTGGGGATACAAAAACCCCTTTTTATATTTCTTTTATAGCTGCTTGGGCAATTAGAGTTCCATTCATGCTTTATTTTATAGGGCACTTAAAAGCATCTGTACACTATAATTGGTGGATTACAGCAGCTCAATGGGCTTTCCAAGGTATAGCCATATACTTAGTATTTAAAAAGAGATTTTCACATCCTAAGAAATTACAAAATAGTTATTTAGTAAATGAATAA
- a CDS encoding branched-chain amino acid ABC transporter permease, whose translation MDKFLQQLINGISLGSIYALIALGYTMVYGIINLINFAHGEVYMLGAFIGFFLITKLKLGFLPALILAMIACSIIGIVIEKVAYKPIRNSTRIAALITAISVSLFLQYGTMYIVSAETKTFPDVLKGQQISILGGRVFLNIKDLYIVIITVLLMILLQYIIHKTKVGKAMRAVSQDREAAELMGISVNNTISYTFAIGSALAGAAGVLVGVYYNSIDPLMGMLPGLKAFIAAVIGGIGIIPGAMFGGLFLGLTETMVSSYGNSLYKDAVAFAILIIILIIKPSGFFGKNVREKV comes from the coding sequence ATGGATAAATTTTTACAGCAACTTATAAATGGGATTTCACTTGGAAGTATCTATGCTCTTATTGCTCTTGGTTATACTATGGTTTATGGAATTATAAATTTAATAAATTTTGCTCATGGTGAAGTTTATATGTTAGGAGCCTTTATAGGATTTTTCTTAATAACTAAATTGAAATTAGGATTTTTACCAGCACTTATTTTAGCCATGATAGCTTGTTCTATTATTGGAATTGTTATAGAAAAAGTTGCTTATAAACCTATAAGAAATTCTACTAGAATAGCAGCTCTTATTACGGCTATAAGTGTATCTTTATTTTTACAGTACGGAACTATGTATATTGTATCAGCAGAAACAAAAACTTTTCCTGATGTGTTAAAGGGACAGCAAATAAGTATTTTGGGAGGAAGAGTTTTTCTTAATATAAAAGATTTATATATTGTAATAATTACAGTATTATTAATGATACTTTTACAATATATTATCCATAAAACTAAGGTTGGTAAAGCTATGAGAGCTGTATCCCAGGATAGGGAAGCAGCAGAACTTATGGGGATAAGTGTAAACAACACTATATCCTATACATTTGCAATAGGATCAGCATTGGCTGGAGCTGCTGGTGTATTAGTTGGAGTTTATTATAACTCTATAGATCCACTTATGGGAATGTTACCAGGACTAAAAGCTTTTATTGCAGCAGTAATAGGAGGAATAGGTATAATACCTGGAGCTATGTTTGGAGGATTATTTTTAGGATTAACAGAAACTATGGTTTCATCCTATGGAAATTCACTATATAAAGATGCAGTAGCTTTTGCCATACTAATTATAATACTTATTATAAAGCCAAGTGGATTCTTTGGAAAAAATGTAAGGGAAAAAGTATAG
- a CDS encoding branched-chain amino acid ABC transporter permease: protein MNWISKKNIITLVLIILVYALSQILISIGIIDSYVVLNLVLIGINIILAVSLNLITGFTGQFSLGHAAFMSVGAYTSAIMTAKLGYSFIPSLLASAIIASLVGLLIGIPTLRLKGDYLAIATLGFSEIIRIIFLNIEYLGGASGLNDIPQYTTWTWVYVMVIITVIAIKNFVNSYAGRACIAIREDEIAAEAMGINTTFYKVLAFIIGAFFAGIAGALYANYFYFIKPNNFGFMKSVDILVIVVFGGMGSIAGSILGAIVLSIISLSLQSIPELRMVIYAIILFLIMVYRPEGLLGKYENKKFKNMNWFKKGGNLNGGTNNR from the coding sequence ATGAATTGGATAAGTAAAAAAAATATTATAACATTAGTTCTAATTATTCTTGTATATGCTTTATCCCAAATTCTAATAAGTATAGGCATTATAGATTCCTATGTAGTTTTAAACTTGGTTTTAATAGGTATAAATATAATACTTGCAGTTAGTTTAAATTTAATAACGGGATTTACAGGACAGTTTTCACTAGGACATGCAGCTTTTATGAGTGTAGGGGCATATACATCTGCAATAATGACAGCAAAATTGGGATATTCTTTCATTCCAAGTTTATTGGCATCAGCAATAATTGCGTCTTTAGTAGGGCTCTTAATAGGAATACCAACTCTTAGATTAAAAGGAGATTATTTAGCTATTGCAACTCTAGGATTTAGTGAGATTATAAGAATAATATTTTTAAATATAGAATATCTAGGAGGGGCTAGTGGACTTAATGATATACCCCAATACACTACTTGGACATGGGTTTATGTAATGGTAATAATAACTGTGATTGCTATAAAAAACTTTGTAAATTCTTACGCAGGAAGAGCTTGTATAGCTATAAGAGAAGATGAAATAGCAGCAGAGGCTATGGGCATAAATACAACTTTTTACAAAGTATTAGCCTTTATAATAGGAGCTTTCTTTGCAGGCATTGCAGGAGCTTTATATGCAAATTACTTTTATTTCATAAAACCAAATAATTTTGGATTTATGAAATCTGTAGATATATTAGTTATAGTAGTATTTGGTGGTATGGGAAGTATAGCAGGTTCTATTTTAGGAGCTATAGTACTTTCGATAATATCCTTATCGCTTCAAAGTATACCTGAACTTAGAATGGTTATATATGCTATAATACTTTTCTTAATAATGGTATACAGGCCAGAAGGGCTTTTAGGGAAATATGAAAATAAAAAATTTAAGAATATGAATTGGTTTAAGAAAGGAGGAAACTTAAATGGCGGTACTAACAATAGATAA
- a CDS encoding MORN repeat-containing protein produces the protein MTNNHIEDKEHTHKNEPHIHGGKYIGEKKDGSKYVGQWKDDKMHGQGVHTWACGEKYIGQWENDDKHGYGIYTWPDGESYVGQWKNGVKYGDGIYTFSNGEKYIGEWKDDKIHGEGIYICEDGEKYIGTWEDDEAVSYKKI, from the coding sequence ATGACGAATAATCACATTGAAGACAAAGAACATACTCATAAAAATGAACCACATATACATGGTGGGAAATATATAGGAGAAAAGAAAGATGGAAGTAAATATGTAGGACAATGGAAAGATGACAAAATGCACGGACAAGGAGTTCATACATGGGCTTGTGGTGAAAAATACATAGGACAATGGGAAAATGACGATAAACATGGATATGGTATATACACTTGGCCAGATGGTGAAAGCTATGTAGGACAATGGAAAAATGGAGTAAAATATGGAGATGGAATATATACATTTTCAAATGGAGAAAAGTATATAGGTGAGTGGAAAGATGACAAAATCCATGGAGAAGGAATATATATTTGTGAAGATGGAGAAAAGTACATTGGAACTTGGGAAGACGATGAAGCAGTATCCTATAAGAAAATATAA
- a CDS encoding ABC transporter ATP-binding protein produces MLEVNNLNVYYGAIHAIQDLSIKVNEGEIVTLVGANGAGKTSMLKTISGVVKGKSGKIKYLNVDISNFSPSQIVKLGMAHVPEGRRIFANMSVMENLEMGAYTRKNKNEIKEDYEKIFERFPRLKERRNQMAGTLSGGEQQMLAMGRALMLRPKLILLDEPSMGLAPILVDEIFSIIKDINKSGTTVLLVEQNANMALSIANRAYVIQTGKIVLEGKASDLLKDETVKNKYLGG; encoded by the coding sequence ATGTTAGAAGTTAATAATCTTAATGTATACTATGGGGCAATACATGCAATACAGGATTTATCAATAAAGGTTAATGAAGGAGAGATAGTTACTTTAGTAGGAGCTAATGGAGCGGGAAAAACTTCAATGTTAAAAACTATTTCAGGAGTTGTAAAAGGTAAAAGTGGAAAAATAAAATATTTAAATGTAGATATAAGTAATTTTTCTCCATCACAAATAGTAAAATTGGGTATGGCTCATGTCCCAGAGGGAAGAAGAATTTTTGCCAATATGTCTGTTATGGAAAACCTTGAAATGGGGGCTTATACTAGGAAAAACAAAAATGAAATAAAAGAAGACTATGAAAAGATATTTGAAAGATTTCCAAGACTTAAAGAAAGAAGAAATCAAATGGCAGGTACATTAAGTGGAGGAGAACAACAAATGCTTGCTATGGGTAGAGCATTAATGTTAAGACCTAAACTTATTTTACTAGACGAACCTTCCATGGGGCTTGCACCTATATTAGTAGATGAAATATTTTCTATAATAAAAGATATAAATAAAAGTGGAACTACAGTACTTTTAGTTGAACAAAATGCTAATATGGCGCTTTCCATAGCTAATAGAGCCTATGTAATTCAAACGGGAAAAATAGTATTAGAAGGTAAAGCATCTGACCTTCTTAAAGATGAAACAGTTAAAAATAAATATTTAGGTGGATAA
- a CDS encoding putative bifunctional diguanylate cyclase/phosphodiesterase produces MKNRINYYKEEYSENYIDPLKESIKISLIYFIVGIIWLFLSDIFVRKYNVNNYEKIHIYKDIVYIIITTILFFILNYKKNSENKNAVEKINSNYKELEIMQEDLIFKEKQLKDQIEIFKAMERNIYDLAYYDSLTNLYNRSKITKEIEKLIKEKDNLKFALLYIGVDDFKYINDSLGHHNGDILLMDLSELLKDIFSSSKIIGRVNGDEFVVVSEYKNNENYIISEINKFLQELKVPWKVKDKEIQVTVSIGIALYPHNGNDFTTLFKNAYTSMIYKKKTGKNGYEFYSYEIDEKNLNYINSINELRQAIKKKEFTLMYQPQVDLINGGIIGTEALIRWKHPKKGIVSPMSFIPLAEEIGYIQGISEWVIETAFAQKRQWEEKGLGNLKISINISNNCLKEKDFLKQFKKMLNKYNVDKKGIIIEITETSIMQNLKEGMIILSKLRESGIKIALDDFGTGYSSLNYLRKLPIDILKIDKDFIKDIEYEMKNEVILKYIIEVGHALGLKIVAEGIETIQQLSLLKTYGCDIGQGYLFSKPLEAEMLEEFSKRI; encoded by the coding sequence ATGAAAAATAGAATTAATTATTATAAAGAAGAATACAGTGAAAATTATATAGATCCTTTAAAAGAATCCATAAAAATTTCTCTTATATATTTTATAGTAGGTATAATTTGGCTATTTCTTTCTGATATTTTTGTTCGGAAGTATAACGTGAATAATTATGAGAAAATACATATATACAAGGATATAGTATATATAATTATAACAACTATATTATTTTTTATATTAAATTATAAAAAAAATAGTGAAAACAAAAATGCTGTAGAAAAAATTAATTCTAATTATAAAGAACTTGAAATTATGCAGGAGGATTTGATATTTAAAGAAAAACAATTGAAAGATCAAATAGAAATATTTAAAGCTATGGAAAGAAATATATATGATTTAGCCTACTACGATTCACTAACTAATCTTTATAATAGAAGTAAAATAACAAAAGAAATAGAAAAATTAATAAAAGAAAAAGATAATTTAAAATTCGCGTTATTATATATAGGTGTAGATGATTTTAAATATATAAACGATAGTCTAGGACATCACAATGGAGACATATTATTGATGGATTTATCAGAATTATTAAAAGATATTTTTTCATCATCAAAAATTATAGGTAGAGTAAATGGAGATGAATTTGTAGTTGTATCAGAATATAAAAATAATGAAAATTATATAATAAGTGAAATAAATAAATTTTTACAAGAACTCAAAGTTCCTTGGAAAGTTAAAGATAAAGAAATACAAGTTACTGTTAGCATAGGAATAGCATTATATCCACATAATGGTAATGATTTCACAACACTATTTAAAAATGCATATACATCTATGATTTATAAAAAGAAGACTGGAAAGAATGGATATGAATTTTATTCTTATGAAATAGATGAAAAAAATCTAAACTATATAAATTCAATTAATGAGCTACGACAAGCAATAAAGAAAAAAGAATTTACATTAATGTATCAGCCACAGGTAGATTTAATAAATGGAGGAATTATAGGAACAGAAGCTTTAATTAGATGGAAACATCCTAAAAAGGGAATTGTTTCTCCAATGAGTTTTATACCATTAGCAGAAGAAATAGGATATATACAGGGTATAAGTGAATGGGTTATAGAAACAGCTTTTGCACAAAAAAGACAATGGGAGGAAAAAGGGCTTGGCAACTTAAAAATATCTATTAATATTTCTAATAATTGTTTAAAAGAAAAAGACTTTCTAAAACAGTTTAAAAAAATGTTAAACAAATATAACGTTGATAAAAAAGGAATAATTATAGAGATAACAGAAACTTCTATAATGCAAAATTTAAAAGAAGGTATGATAATATTAAGTAAGTTAAGGGAAAGTGGAATAAAAATAGCATTAGATGATTTTGGTACAGGGTATTCTTCTTTAAACTATCTAAGAAAATTGCCTATAGATATTTTAAAAATAGATAAAGACTTTATAAAAGATATAGAATATGAAATGAAAAATGAGGTAATACTTAAATATATAATTGAAGTAGGACATGCATTGGGCCTAAAAATAGTAGCTGAAGGCATAGAAACTATACAACAGCTATCTTTATTAAAAACATATGGCTGCGATATTGGTCAAGGATATTTATTTAGTAAGCCTTTAGAAGCTGAAATGCTAGAAGAATTTTCAAAAAGAATTTAG
- the hydA gene encoding dihydropyrimidinase has protein sequence MQNFDTIIKNGTIVTASDTYRGDIGIKDGRITQIGLKLDSSCENIIDADGKYIFPGGIDPHTHMDMPFGGTFSSDDFLTGTKAAACGGTTTIVDFAVQPKGKTLKETTKIWREKADNKACIDYGIHISITDMNDEILEEMESIIKEGYSSFKLFMTYEGMKVEDDTLMKALIRARDKGGIICVHAENHYVIDYLVKKLLSEGKIEPKYHALSRPELCEGEAAGRAIKLAEICGAPLYIVHNTCNASVSEIERARNLGYPIMGETCPQYLLLSYENYEEEDFNGAKYVMSPPLRDKSNWEHIWKALQKGTLQVVATDHCPFFMEQKRMGINSFDKIPNGAPGVELRMALMYTYGVLQNKISLQKFVEVTSTNAAKIFGMYPQKGSIAVGSDADLVIFDPEKEIEVKEENLNENVDYTPYEGFKLKGYPVMTLLRGEIIAKDGKFVGKKGIGKFIKRGRGEIL, from the coding sequence ATGCAAAATTTTGATACTATAATTAAAAATGGAACTATAGTAACAGCTTCAGACACTTATAGAGGAGATATAGGTATAAAGGATGGAAGGATAACTCAAATAGGTTTAAAATTAGACAGTTCATGTGAAAACATAATAGATGCGGATGGAAAATATATATTTCCAGGAGGAATAGATCCACATACTCATATGGATATGCCTTTTGGTGGAACTTTTTCAAGTGATGATTTCTTAACAGGCACTAAGGCTGCAGCTTGTGGGGGTACTACTACTATAGTGGATTTTGCAGTACAACCTAAAGGTAAAACATTAAAGGAAACTACAAAAATATGGAGAGAAAAAGCAGACAATAAAGCTTGTATAGACTATGGTATTCATATATCAATTACAGATATGAATGATGAAATTTTAGAAGAAATGGAATCAATAATAAAAGAGGGATATTCTAGTTTTAAATTATTTATGACTTATGAAGGTATGAAAGTTGAAGATGATACTTTAATGAAAGCTCTTATAAGAGCTAGGGACAAAGGTGGAATTATATGTGTACATGCTGAAAATCATTATGTAATAGATTATTTAGTTAAAAAACTTTTAAGTGAAGGTAAGATAGAACCTAAATATCATGCATTATCTAGACCAGAATTATGTGAAGGGGAGGCAGCAGGAAGAGCTATAAAATTAGCGGAAATTTGTGGAGCACCTTTGTATATAGTACACAATACTTGTAATGCTTCAGTATCAGAAATTGAAAGAGCTAGAAATTTAGGATATCCAATAATGGGAGAGACTTGTCCTCAATATTTATTATTATCCTATGAAAACTACGAAGAAGAAGATTTTAATGGAGCAAAATATGTAATGTCACCTCCTTTAAGAGATAAAAGCAATTGGGAACATATTTGGAAAGCATTGCAGAAAGGAACATTGCAAGTAGTAGCTACAGATCATTGTCCTTTCTTTATGGAGCAAAAGAGAATGGGTATAAATTCCTTTGATAAAATTCCTAATGGGGCTCCAGGTGTAGAATTGAGAATGGCTCTTATGTATACTTATGGTGTTTTACAAAATAAAATATCTCTTCAAAAATTTGTAGAAGTAACATCTACTAATGCAGCTAAAATATTCGGAATGTACCCACAAAAGGGTTCTATAGCAGTTGGCAGTGACGCAGATTTAGTAATATTTGATCCAGAAAAAGAAATAGAAGTAAAAGAAGAAAATTTAAATGAAAATGTGGATTATACACCATATGAAGGTTTTAAATTAAAAGGATATCCAGTAATGACTTTACTAAGGGGAGAAATTATTGCAAAGGATGGAAAATTTGTAGGCAAAAAAGGAATAGGAAAATTTATAAAGAGAGGTAGAGGAGAGATATTATAA
- a CDS encoding ABC transporter ATP-binding protein → MAVLTIDNLCKSFGGIKAVTNINMEINKGEIAGLIGPNGAGKTTFFNLLTGMYSPTSGVIAFQDLNLNKLKPYKITDYGIARTFQNIRLFKNMTVIENVSLGFHKNIKYGIFSSFLRTPSYYKEEKRVYNEALELLKKFDLDKKKDELAKNLPYGEQRRLEIVRALASKPSLLLLDEPAAGMNPNETKELKELIKWIKENYDITIILIEHDMSLVMTICSKVFVLDYGNLIAEGEPEDVKNNSRVIEAYLGKEAVC, encoded by the coding sequence ATGGCGGTACTAACAATAGATAATCTTTGTAAAAGTTTTGGAGGTATAAAAGCCGTAACAAATATAAATATGGAAATAAATAAAGGGGAAATTGCAGGTCTTATAGGACCAAATGGAGCGGGAAAGACTACATTTTTTAATTTATTAACAGGTATGTATTCTCCTACTAGTGGAGTAATAGCTTTTCAAGATTTAAATCTAAACAAGTTAAAACCATATAAAATAACAGATTATGGTATAGCTAGAACTTTTCAAAATATAAGGTTATTTAAAAATATGACAGTTATAGAAAATGTAAGTTTAGGCTTTCATAAAAACATTAAATATGGTATTTTTTCAAGCTTTTTAAGGACACCTTCTTATTATAAAGAAGAAAAAAGAGTATATAATGAAGCCTTAGAACTTTTAAAGAAATTTGATTTAGATAAAAAGAAAGATGAGCTTGCAAAAAATTTACCCTATGGAGAGCAAAGAAGACTAGAAATAGTTAGAGCACTTGCTTCAAAACCTAGCCTACTGCTTTTAGATGAGCCAGCAGCTGGAATGAATCCTAATGAAACAAAGGAACTTAAAGAACTTATAAAATGGATAAAAGAAAACTATGATATAACAATTATTCTAATAGAGCATGATATGTCCCTAGTAATGACTATATGTAGTAAGGTTTTTGTTTTGGATTATGGAAATTTAATAGCCGAAGGAGAACCTGAGGATGTAAAAAATAACTCAAGAGTTATTGAAGCATATCTTGGGAAGGAAGCAGTATGTTAG
- a CDS encoding DUF1097 domain-containing protein has product MSSLIALSITTAILCAIWTYLSGVIGILGWIGFAGCTSFFAAGGKKEGFKASIVANITGVFWAMVTIKLSGVLSFSLGPAIATGLITFIMCAQAKNKYLVFIPGTFVGSFSTFAASGDWKSVLIGLILGAILGYACEWTGNKLYEKVKKE; this is encoded by the coding sequence ATGAGCTCTTTAATAGCATTATCTATTACTACGGCAATACTTTGTGCAATATGGACATATTTAAGTGGCGTAATAGGTATACTGGGCTGGATTGGGTTTGCTGGATGTACTAGTTTTTTTGCAGCAGGGGGTAAAAAAGAAGGGTTTAAAGCTTCTATAGTTGCAAATATAACTGGAGTATTTTGGGCAATGGTAACCATAAAGCTTTCAGGCGTTTTAAGCTTTAGTTTAGGACCAGCTATAGCTACAGGATTAATAACTTTTATAATGTGTGCTCAAGCTAAAAACAAATATTTAGTATTTATACCAGGGACATTTGTAGGAAGTTTCTCAACCTTTGCAGCATCAGGAGATTGGAAGTCTGTATTAATAGGATTAATATTAGGAGCAATCTTAGGATATGCTTGTGAATGGACTGGTAATAAGCTCTATGAAAAGGTAAAAAAAGAGTAA
- a CDS encoding DUF5643 domain-containing protein — protein MNTEILVKKSKKGDISAFMELLREKQEHFGGGLSIDYLDDNSIIAVCLPGANIKIDKVMFSPINTSILLNGNYTNKNKVREDEMGIFPYSDWFVFDDKGIEIAWKGSSGGTKGALANKFNYKYDFEVLKNIPKYLKVVPYKFNGNGKKEIQYVTKPLDSKYPIELNQGKIGKLIIKEVKNEGDKTIIKYRAEGKVPYFQVQRLSVKDELGEWIEPYEGYYTQRDKNDPNEFTLVVNKLKANKKYFLSTSILDDYELKEEYSFKIQLQK, from the coding sequence ATGAATACAGAAATACTAGTTAAAAAAAGTAAAAAGGGAGATATTTCTGCATTTATGGAGCTTTTAAGGGAAAAACAAGAACATTTTGGTGGAGGACTTAGTATTGATTATTTAGATGATAATAGTATTATAGCAGTTTGTCTTCCAGGAGCTAATATAAAAATAGACAAAGTTATGTTTAGTCCTATAAATACATCTATATTATTAAATGGAAATTATACTAATAAAAATAAAGTTAGAGAAGATGAAATGGGGATATTTCCTTATTCGGATTGGTTTGTTTTTGATGATAAGGGTATTGAAATAGCATGGAAGGGATCAAGTGGAGGAACGAAAGGAGCACTGGCCAATAAATTTAACTATAAATATGATTTTGAAGTATTAAAAAATATTCCTAAATATTTAAAGGTAGTTCCTTATAAATTTAATGGAAATGGAAAAAAAGAAATACAATATGTAACAAAACCTTTAGATTCGAAATATCCAATAGAACTTAATCAAGGTAAAATAGGTAAACTTATAATAAAAGAAGTAAAGAATGAAGGAGATAAGACAATAATAAAATATAGAGCAGAAGGTAAAGTACCATATTTTCAAGTCCAAAGGCTTAGTGTAAAGGATGAATTAGGAGAATGGATTGAACCCTATGAAGGTTATTATACGCAAAGAGATAAAAATGATCCAAACGAATTTACTTTAGTAGTAAATAAACTTAAGGCTAATAAAAAGTATTTTTTAAGTACTAGTATATTAGATGATTATGAACTAAAAGAGGAGTATTCATTTAAAATACAATTACAAAAATAG